A section of the Hevea brasiliensis isolate MT/VB/25A 57/8 chromosome 17, ASM3005281v1, whole genome shotgun sequence genome encodes:
- the LOC131175296 gene encoding uncharacterized protein LOC131175296, whose product MDEEIGEVPYASEVWMATHGFLDEQGQTQWHDPESSRIYEEMQRIEKQPTNDNETGLTLDDVLKEVFGIRSGYVCGKGLGYKASTRGMSCGSRNEELNELRDEVARLNARLKEKEQCNNEIAQLNARLKEQEEHNLEFFKRFESVIGYKSSES is encoded by the exons ATGGATGAGGAGATTGGTGAAGTACCGTATGCTTCTGAAGTCTGGATGGCTACACATGGGTTCTTGGATGAGCAAGGCCAAACACAATGGCATGATCCAGAATCATCAAGGATATAT GAAGAGATGCAAAGGATTGAGAAACAACCAACAAATGATAATGAGACTGGTCTTACTCTAGATGATGTCTTAAAAGAGGTGTTTGGCATTAGATCTGGCTATGTCTGTGGTAAAGGATTAGGATACAAAGCAAGCACTAGAGGAATGTCATGTGGTTCTAGAAATGAGGAATTAAATGAATTGAGAGATGAGGTAGCAAGGTTGAATGCTCGTTTGAAGGAAAAAGAACAATGCAATAATGAGATAGCACAACTAAATGCTCGACTCAAGGAACAAGAAGAGcacaatttggagttttttaaaaGATTTGAGAGTGTAATAGGATACAAATCATCAGAAAGTTAG